In Saccharothrix syringae, the following are encoded in one genomic region:
- a CDS encoding helix-turn-helix domain-containing protein — protein MLRARIVLAAADGWSNADIARELRIVEDMVCKWRRRFRHEGMPGLADRSRSGRPRVFPAAVVAEVKALACELPTQGDVPLARWSCPELAREAVARGVCERVSASTVRRWLAADAIKPWQHRSWIVPRDPHFAVKASRVLDLYARVWEGEPLGENDFVLSADEKPGAPPTTSIMPV, from the coding sequence GTGCTGCGGGCGCGGATCGTGTTGGCGGCTGCCGACGGGTGGTCCAACGCCGACATCGCCCGCGAACTGCGGATCGTCGAGGACATGGTGTGCAAGTGGCGCAGGCGGTTCCGCCATGAAGGGATGCCGGGGTTGGCCGACCGGTCGCGCAGCGGGCGGCCTCGGGTCTTCCCCGCCGCGGTCGTGGCGGAGGTCAAGGCACTGGCCTGCGAGCTGCCCACGCAGGGCGACGTGCCGTTGGCGCGGTGGAGCTGCCCGGAGTTGGCCCGCGAGGCGGTCGCCCGTGGCGTCTGCGAGCGGGTGTCGGCATCCACAGTGCGCCGCTGGTTGGCCGCCGACGCGATCAAGCCGTGGCAGCACCGGTCGTGGATCGTTCCGCGCGACCCGCACTTCGCGGTCAAGGCGTCCCGGGTGCTCGACCTGTACGCCCGCGTCTGGGAAGGCGAACCGTTGGGAGAGAACGACTTCGTGCTCAGCGCCGACGAGAAACCCGGCGCGCCGCCTACGACGTCCATCATGCCCGTGTGA
- a CDS encoding DUF6875 domain-containing protein, with the protein MLTVDLGESLKVVDAWLTDYISRPHRDIGRSGAVCPFVEPARRAGVVDSRVRLVGPSPSPALLVEVVRCSLDEYELMDAVGDPSPLRSLVVVLPDLPEDRWSTFDAAHAAVKTESVLRGLMIGQFHPTCTERSARNPEFEVSKSPVPLLAVRRMAVHDVLFLGERREWFEEYLSRFGARFRKPDRIDAVLYEAYLAACARHRITP; encoded by the coding sequence GTGCTGACCGTTGACCTGGGCGAGTCGCTGAAGGTGGTGGACGCCTGGCTCACCGACTACATCAGCCGGCCGCACCGCGACATCGGGCGGAGCGGCGCGGTGTGCCCGTTCGTCGAACCCGCCCGGCGGGCGGGCGTGGTCGACTCGCGGGTACGCCTCGTGGGGCCCTCGCCCAGCCCGGCGCTGCTGGTCGAGGTGGTCCGGTGCAGCCTGGACGAGTACGAGCTGATGGACGCCGTCGGCGACCCGTCACCGCTGCGGTCGCTGGTGGTGGTGCTGCCCGACCTGCCGGAGGACCGGTGGTCGACCTTCGACGCCGCGCACGCGGCGGTGAAGACCGAGAGCGTGCTGCGCGGGCTGATGATCGGCCAGTTCCACCCGACGTGCACCGAGCGGTCGGCCCGCAACCCCGAGTTCGAGGTGAGCAAGTCTCCGGTGCCGCTGCTGGCGGTGCGCCGGATGGCGGTGCACGACGTGCTGTTCCTGGGCGAGCGCCGGGAGTGGTTCGAGGAGTACCTGTCCCGGTTCGGCGCGAGGTTCCGCAAGCCCGACCGGATCGACGCGGTGCTGTACGAGGCGTACCTGGCGGCGTGCGCCCGGCACCGGATCACCCCGTGA
- a CDS encoding alpha/beta hydrolase, which produces MTAELDRQYSPSTRVPSLRRYLDEYAVASAAARDGHEVRVARYGPGPDELVDLFPGPAGGPLLVFVHGGNWQALGRADSAFGAPGALAAGASFAAVDYPLAPGAALDDIVSAVRRCVHWLHANAERLGFHPRRIHLCGTSAGAHLAAMTAVDPACPPLAGLVLLSGMYDLEPVRRSYVNDALGLDFAGARRNSPIWWLPERLPPVIAAVGDNETEEYHRQHALLVAALAWRAPLTSFVVAGRNHFDLPYDLTDPGTALGGAVLTAMEETT; this is translated from the coding sequence GTGACGGCGGAACTGGACCGCCAGTACTCGCCCAGCACGCGGGTGCCGAGCCTCCGGCGGTACCTGGACGAGTACGCGGTGGCCAGCGCCGCCGCGCGGGACGGGCACGAGGTCCGCGTGGCGCGCTACGGGCCGGGGCCGGACGAACTGGTCGACCTGTTCCCGGGTCCGGCCGGCGGGCCGCTGCTGGTGTTCGTGCACGGCGGCAACTGGCAGGCGCTGGGCCGCGCCGACTCGGCGTTCGGCGCGCCCGGCGCACTGGCCGCCGGTGCGTCGTTCGCCGCCGTGGACTACCCGCTCGCGCCCGGCGCGGCGCTGGACGACATCGTCAGCGCGGTCCGCCGATGCGTCCACTGGCTGCACGCCAACGCGGAACGGCTCGGCTTCCACCCCCGGCGCATCCACCTGTGCGGCACGTCGGCGGGCGCGCACCTGGCCGCGATGACCGCCGTTGACCCCGCCTGCCCGCCGCTGGCGGGCCTGGTGCTGCTCAGCGGCATGTACGACCTGGAACCGGTCCGCCGCAGCTACGTCAACGACGCGCTGGGCCTGGACTTCGCGGGCGCGCGCCGCAACAGCCCGATCTGGTGGCTGCCCGAGCGGCTGCCCCCGGTGATCGCCGCCGTCGGTGACAACGAGACCGAGGAGTACCACCGCCAGCACGCGCTGCTGGTGGCCGCGCTGGCCTGGCGCGCCCCGCTGACCTCGTTCGTGGTGGCCGGCCGCAACCACTTCGACCTGCCCTACGACCTGACCGACCCCGGTACGGCGCTGGGCGGCGCCGTGCTCACCGCGATGGAGGAGACGACGTGA
- a CDS encoding transposase, which translates to MGRRTVGRERLRAQRRRETRRAAYDVHHARVMDRCEPTTGIVPFSRLVDQVMTTETYASARHVFWIVDNGASHRNWAAAVRMNDAFPNAHMVHLPVHASWLNQVEIYFSAVQRKAVTPDDFGDLDEVSERLLSSRSTTTPLPSPSTGPSPVTTSTCCSRGSAVMIVMHHNH; encoded by the coding sequence CTGGGAAGGCGAACCGTTGGGAGAGAACGACTTCGTGCTCAGCGCCGACGAGAAACCCGGCGCGCCGCCTACGACGTCCATCATGCCCGTGTGATGGACCGTTGCGAGCCCACCACGGGCATCGTCCCGTTCTCCCGTCTGGTCGACCAGGTCATGACCACCGAGACCTATGCCAGTGCCCGCCACGTGTTCTGGATCGTGGACAACGGGGCGTCGCACCGCAACTGGGCCGCCGCTGTCCGGATGAACGACGCCTTCCCCAACGCCCACATGGTCCACTTACCGGTACACGCCTCGTGGTTGAACCAGGTGGAGATCTACTTCTCCGCCGTGCAGCGCAAAGCGGTCACCCCGGACGACTTCGGCGACCTCGACGAAGTCTCCGAACGGCTGCTGTCCTCCAGGAGCACTACAACGCCACTGCCCAGCCCTTCGACTGGACCTTCACCCGTCACGACCTCAACCTGCTGCTCACGCGGATCGGCCGTCATGATCGTCATGCACCACAACCACTGA
- the kynU gene encoding kynureninase gives MTGDLSRTAAEELDGHDELARFRARFVVADPDLIYLDGNSLGRLPAATPAFLDHVVREGWGRGLIRSWGDWIDWAARLGDRLADHVLGARPGEVVLSDSTSVNLYKLAAAALAASDRGVVVVDTDDFPTDRYVVQGLVEHHGGTVRELRSDIDRGLSPDRLRAALDEDVALVVLSAVSYRSGAMPDMAEVNRMAHEVGALVLWDLCHAAGAVPVELAATGADLAVGCTYKYLNGGPGSPAFLYVRKGLQPLLRQPIQGWFGQRDQFAMGPDYDPVEHLDRFLVGTPPLLSLAAVDPALAVVEEAGVERIRAKSVRMGRFVVDLARERLAERGFRLASPVDPDRRGAHVSLAHPDAWRICRALAEDAGVVCDYRAPDRLRIGPSPLYTTFTELWDAVDRLCGVLDSRSYERHARALARIT, from the coding sequence ATGACAGGTGATCTCTCCCGCACGGCGGCCGAGGAACTCGACGGGCACGACGAGCTCGCCCGGTTCCGCGCCCGGTTCGTCGTCGCCGACCCCGACCTGATCTACCTGGACGGCAACTCGCTCGGCCGACTGCCCGCCGCCACCCCGGCGTTCCTGGACCACGTCGTGCGCGAGGGCTGGGGGAGGGGCCTGATCCGGTCGTGGGGTGACTGGATCGACTGGGCCGCCCGGCTCGGCGACCGGCTGGCCGACCACGTGCTGGGCGCGCGGCCCGGCGAGGTGGTGCTGTCCGACTCGACCTCGGTGAACCTGTACAAGCTGGCGGCGGCGGCGCTGGCGGCGTCGGACCGCGGTGTGGTCGTAGTGGACACCGACGACTTCCCGACCGACCGGTACGTCGTGCAGGGCCTGGTCGAGCACCACGGCGGGACCGTGCGCGAACTGCGGTCCGACATCGACCGCGGCCTGTCGCCGGACCGGTTGCGGGCCGCGCTGGACGAGGACGTGGCCCTGGTGGTCCTCTCCGCCGTGTCCTACCGCTCCGGGGCGATGCCGGACATGGCCGAGGTGAACCGGATGGCCCACGAGGTCGGCGCGCTGGTGCTGTGGGACCTGTGCCACGCCGCCGGCGCGGTGCCGGTCGAACTCGCGGCGACCGGTGCGGACCTGGCCGTGGGCTGCACCTACAAGTACCTCAACGGCGGACCGGGCTCGCCCGCGTTCCTCTACGTGCGCAAGGGACTGCAACCGCTGCTGCGCCAGCCGATCCAGGGCTGGTTCGGGCAGCGCGACCAGTTCGCCATGGGGCCGGACTACGACCCGGTGGAGCACCTGGACCGGTTCCTGGTGGGTACGCCGCCGCTGCTGTCGCTGGCCGCCGTGGATCCGGCGCTGGCCGTGGTCGAGGAGGCCGGGGTGGAGCGCATCCGGGCGAAGAGCGTGCGGATGGGCCGGTTCGTGGTCGACCTGGCCCGGGAACGCTTGGCGGAGCGTGGTTTCCGGCTCGCGTCGCCGGTCGACCCGGACCGGCGCGGCGCGCACGTGTCGCTGGCCCACCCCGACGCGTGGCGGATCTGCCGGGCGCTGGCCGAGGACGCGGGCGTGGTGTGCGACTACCGGGCCCCCGACCGGCTGCGGATCGGGCCGTCCCCGCTCTACACCACGTTCACCGAGCTCTGGGACGCGGTGGACCGGCTGTGCGGAGTGCTCGACAGCCGGTCCTACGAGCGGCACGCCCGTGCCCTGGCACGGATCACCTGA
- a CDS encoding MMPL family transporter — protein MRLGGYLDDNSESTAASKLINSEFGGRYNLILLVTSESGDVDRPEVAAEGARLSRDLAGENSLTNVTSYWATGIPALKTADGKSAIIAAHVEGDEDAQLRHAEDLHQKYTSWGGPFRVEFGGQAAVNRDVFDELMTSLVIAEAIAIPVTLLLLILAFGSVIAALLPLVIGVLAIVGTMAEIAVLGNVTDVSIFATNLTTGLGLGLGIDYALFLVARFREQLAAGDDVETAVATTTRTAGRTILFSAITVAAALATMAVFPLYFLQSLAYAGVGVVAIAAVASLVVVPALLSVLGHRVNALKLPWSKNNRGSDAPFWGRLASRVGKRPVLAAVPAVLVLLLMASPALHAAFGTVDDRVLHHDVESRSVNDRLRQDFGAFPAAPIEVVLQGEVDQAAVADYAREVSLLPDVTSVQTSAGIFSRGAVVLQLPTDAIRGKPHAQWLSVATGERPKSEPAVDLMKQLRGRAGPSGTTVLVGGSEAEMIDTQQAIVDKLPWAFAIIVVITFLVLFLFTGGVLQPVRALVLNGLSLAATFGIMVWGFQDGHLSGLLGFTPQPTDTAMTVFVFCVVFGLSMDYEVFLISRIKELHDLGHSPVEAVSLGLARTGRIVSTAAGLLAVVFFAFLASSISFLQLFALGAGAAILIDAIIVRGVLVPAAIALLGRAAWWSPPLLRRAYTRVKLAD, from the coding sequence GTGCGTCTGGGCGGTTATCTCGACGACAACTCGGAGTCCACTGCCGCGTCGAAGCTGATCAACTCGGAATTCGGCGGCCGCTACAACCTGATCCTCCTGGTGACCTCGGAATCCGGTGACGTGGATCGGCCGGAGGTGGCCGCCGAGGGGGCGCGCCTGAGCCGGGACCTGGCGGGCGAGAACTCGCTGACCAACGTGACGTCGTACTGGGCGACCGGAATCCCGGCGCTCAAGACCGCCGACGGGAAGTCCGCGATCATCGCCGCCCACGTGGAGGGCGACGAGGACGCACAGCTCAGGCACGCCGAGGACCTGCACCAGAAGTACACGTCGTGGGGAGGGCCGTTCCGTGTCGAGTTCGGTGGTCAGGCGGCGGTCAACCGGGACGTGTTCGACGAGCTGATGACCAGCCTGGTCATCGCCGAGGCGATCGCCATCCCGGTCACCCTGCTGCTGCTGATCCTGGCGTTCGGCAGCGTGATCGCGGCGTTGCTGCCACTGGTCATCGGTGTGCTCGCGATCGTCGGCACGATGGCCGAGATCGCCGTGCTGGGCAACGTCACCGACGTGTCGATCTTCGCCACCAACCTGACCACCGGCCTGGGCCTGGGGTTGGGCATCGACTACGCGTTGTTCCTGGTGGCCAGGTTCCGGGAACAACTGGCCGCCGGCGACGACGTGGAGACCGCCGTGGCCACCACGACCCGCACGGCCGGCCGCACCATCCTGTTCTCCGCCATCACGGTCGCCGCCGCGCTGGCCACCATGGCGGTGTTCCCGCTGTACTTCCTGCAATCCCTGGCCTACGCGGGTGTGGGCGTGGTCGCCATCGCGGCCGTGGCCAGTCTGGTAGTCGTCCCGGCGTTGCTGTCCGTGCTGGGGCACAGGGTGAACGCGCTGAAGCTGCCCTGGTCCAAAAACAACCGGGGCTCCGACGCGCCGTTCTGGGGCAGGCTCGCCAGCAGGGTCGGCAAGCGACCTGTGCTGGCGGCGGTGCCGGCCGTGCTGGTGCTGCTGCTGATGGCCTCCCCGGCGCTGCACGCGGCGTTCGGCACGGTCGACGACCGGGTGCTGCACCACGACGTGGAGAGTCGCAGCGTCAACGACAGGCTGCGCCAGGACTTCGGGGCGTTCCCGGCCGCGCCGATCGAGGTGGTCCTACAAGGCGAGGTCGACCAGGCGGCGGTCGCGGACTACGCGCGGGAAGTGTCGTTGCTGCCCGACGTGACCAGTGTGCAGACCAGCGCGGGCATCTTCTCCCGGGGCGCCGTGGTGCTCCAGTTGCCCACGGACGCGATCCGCGGCAAGCCGCACGCGCAGTGGCTCAGCGTCGCCACCGGCGAGCGACCCAAGTCCGAGCCGGCCGTGGACCTGATGAAGCAGTTGCGCGGCCGGGCGGGTCCGAGCGGCACGACCGTGCTCGTGGGTGGCTCCGAGGCGGAGATGATCGACACCCAGCAGGCCATCGTGGACAAGCTCCCGTGGGCGTTCGCGATCATCGTCGTGATCACGTTCCTGGTGCTGTTCCTGTTCACCGGCGGCGTGCTGCAACCGGTGCGGGCCCTGGTGCTCAACGGGTTGAGCCTCGCCGCGACGTTCGGGATCATGGTCTGGGGCTTCCAGGACGGGCACCTGTCCGGTCTGCTGGGCTTCACGCCGCAGCCCACCGACACCGCGATGACGGTGTTCGTGTTCTGCGTCGTATTCGGCCTCTCCATGGACTACGAGGTCTTCCTGATCAGCCGGATCAAGGAGCTGCACGACCTGGGGCACTCCCCGGTGGAGGCGGTCAGCCTGGGGTTGGCCCGCACCGGCCGGATCGTGTCGACCGCCGCCGGCCTGCTGGCCGTGGTGTTCTTCGCCTTCCTGGCCAGCTCCATCAGCTTCCTCCAGCTGTTCGCCCTCGGCGCGGGCGCGGCGATCCTGATCGACGCGATCATCGTGCGCGGTGTGCTGGTGCCCGCCGCGATCGCGCTGCTCGGCCGGGCCGCCTGGTGGTCGCCGCCGCTGCTGCGCCGCGCCTACACCCGGGTGAAGCTCGCCGACTGA
- a CDS encoding IS701 family transposase — translation MTARRPCPPAPCPLEGYAARFDDLFGTLAQRRGFREYLTGLLDPRDRSKTLTSLAGAEPVVGARYPAVQRLQFFLSESTWDHERINDRRLELLLADPATAPHAGGALVIDDSGDREDGRATAHVGSRYLGRYGKIDRGIVTVTTLWADENLYYPLHAVPYTPAAYFPKGKNDPGFRTKLRIGAELARDARAAGVAFRAVVADAAHGDQDDFRADLSRAGLPYVVALRPKRGIRTPANDAHTPRATSSGAPFWWVSLPGSIRR, via the coding sequence ATGACCGCACGTCGTCCGTGTCCGCCGGCTCCGTGTCCGCTGGAGGGTTACGCGGCCCGTTTCGACGATCTGTTCGGCACGCTGGCTCAACGCCGCGGCTTTCGGGAGTACTTGACGGGTCTGTTGGACCCGCGAGATCGGAGCAAGACGCTGACTTCGCTGGCCGGGGCGGAGCCGGTGGTGGGGGCGCGGTATCCGGCGGTGCAGCGGTTGCAGTTCTTCCTGTCGGAGTCCACCTGGGACCACGAGCGGATCAACGACCGGCGCCTGGAGTTGTTGCTGGCCGACCCGGCCACCGCGCCGCATGCCGGTGGTGCGCTGGTGATCGACGACTCCGGGGATCGCGAGGACGGCCGTGCGACCGCGCACGTGGGCAGTCGGTACCTGGGGCGCTACGGGAAGATCGATCGCGGGATCGTCACGGTGACCACCCTGTGGGCCGACGAGAACCTGTACTACCCGCTGCACGCGGTGCCCTACACCCCGGCCGCCTATTTCCCGAAGGGGAAGAACGATCCGGGGTTCCGGACCAAGCTGCGGATCGGCGCCGAGCTGGCCCGCGACGCCCGTGCGGCGGGGGTGGCCTTCCGCGCGGTGGTCGCCGATGCCGCCCACGGCGACCAGGACGACTTCCGCGCCGACCTGTCACGCGCGGGGCTGCCGTACGTGGTGGCGCTGCGGCCCAAGCGGGGAATCCGGACGCCCGCGAACGACGCGCACACCCCTCGCGCTACGAGTTCAGGAGCACCTTTCTGGTGGGTAAGTCTGCCGGGTTCCATCCGTCGTTGA
- a CDS encoding tryptophan 2,3-dioxygenase, with amino-acid sequence MTSDHGCPLSSDDERLRLAELSGGEPIVDFPHGHTPFVTYAKMDALLDLLDPRTSAPTEPGFIIISQVKELLFNLLRIEFTAVRDRIDEDEVGEALWVLRRAARVQGLLQVCWDVLGALTPQEFAEFRDVLGSASGFQSFSYRRLEFVLGNKNPSMVDAHRNSPYYEDVLAQLREPSVYDATLALLARRGLPVPADVLAADPTKPYQASEEVERAWAQVYRDRRAHPDLHLLAEALVDAADLFARWRYTHLVTVQRLLGTKPGTGGTRGVAWLDRISSHRFFPELWAVRSTS; translated from the coding sequence GTGACGAGCGACCACGGCTGCCCGCTGTCCTCGGACGACGAACGACTGCGGCTCGCGGAGCTGTCCGGTGGCGAGCCGATCGTCGACTTCCCGCACGGGCACACGCCGTTCGTCACCTACGCGAAGATGGACGCGTTGCTGGACCTGCTCGACCCGCGCACGTCCGCGCCGACCGAACCCGGCTTCATCATCATCAGCCAGGTCAAGGAACTGCTGTTCAACCTGCTGCGCATCGAGTTCACCGCGGTCCGCGACCGGATCGACGAGGACGAGGTGGGCGAAGCGCTGTGGGTGCTGCGCCGCGCGGCCCGCGTCCAGGGCCTGCTCCAGGTGTGCTGGGACGTGCTCGGCGCGCTCACGCCGCAGGAGTTCGCCGAGTTCCGGGACGTGCTGGGCAGCGCGTCGGGCTTCCAGTCCTTCTCCTACCGGCGGCTGGAGTTCGTGCTGGGCAACAAGAACCCGTCGATGGTGGATGCGCACCGCAACTCGCCCTACTACGAGGACGTGCTGGCGCAGCTGCGCGAGCCGAGCGTGTACGACGCGACCCTCGCGCTGCTGGCCCGGCGTGGCCTGCCGGTGCCCGCCGACGTCCTCGCCGCGGACCCGACGAAGCCCTACCAGGCCAGCGAGGAGGTCGAACGGGCGTGGGCGCAGGTGTACCGCGACCGGCGCGCGCACCCCGACCTGCACCTGCTCGCCGAGGCCCTGGTGGACGCGGCGGACCTGTTCGCCCGCTGGCGGTACACCCACCTGGTGACCGTCCAGCGGCTGCTCGGCACCAAACCCGGCACCGGGGGCACGCGGGGCGTGGCCTGGCTGGACCGGATCAGCTCGCACCGGTTCTTCCCCGAACTGTGGGCGGTGCGCTCCACGTCGTGA
- a CDS encoding methyltransferase yields MFDNDDLVRILFGSAAFQMLNAGCRLGLFPLLSAEPGSTAEEVGAGLGLNPRPTQTLLLGTTALGLTTHEGGGYRNAELIEQRLRDGTWEIIEDLVAFEAGIVVPADPDFTESLRQDTNVGLRRLAGEGTDLYHRLTHHPELSDLFYRCMHSWSRLSNPVLVAEADLSGVTRVLDVGGGDGVNAIALAQANPGVEFTVLDLPGAVGIARRKVAERGLADRISVVEGDIFADDYPAGHDCVLFANQLVIWSPEENTALLAKAHRALPAGGRVLVFSAVSDESGDGPLYAALDNVYFTTLPAAKSTIYHWGQYEEWLTKVGFTDVARHAGNTWTPHGVVSARKP; encoded by the coding sequence GTGTTCGACAACGACGACCTTGTCCGCATCCTGTTCGGCTCTGCGGCGTTCCAGATGCTCAACGCCGGGTGCCGGCTCGGTCTGTTCCCGCTGCTGTCGGCCGAACCCGGCAGCACCGCCGAGGAGGTCGGCGCGGGCCTGGGCCTCAACCCCCGGCCGACCCAGACCCTGCTGCTGGGCACCACCGCGCTGGGCCTGACCACGCACGAGGGCGGCGGCTACCGCAACGCCGAGCTGATCGAGCAGCGGCTGCGCGACGGGACCTGGGAGATCATCGAGGACCTGGTGGCCTTCGAGGCGGGCATCGTGGTGCCCGCCGACCCGGACTTCACCGAGTCGCTGCGCCAGGACACCAACGTCGGACTGCGCCGGCTGGCCGGCGAGGGCACCGACCTCTACCACCGGCTGACCCACCACCCCGAGCTCAGCGACCTGTTCTACCGCTGCATGCACTCGTGGTCGCGGCTGTCCAACCCGGTGCTGGTGGCCGAGGCCGACCTCAGCGGTGTCACGCGGGTGCTGGACGTGGGCGGCGGCGACGGGGTGAACGCGATCGCGCTGGCCCAGGCGAACCCGGGCGTCGAGTTCACCGTGCTCGACCTGCCCGGCGCGGTGGGGATCGCCCGCCGCAAGGTCGCCGAACGCGGCCTGGCCGACCGGATCTCGGTGGTGGAGGGCGACATCTTCGCCGACGACTACCCCGCGGGCCACGACTGCGTGCTGTTCGCGAACCAGCTGGTGATCTGGTCGCCGGAGGAGAACACCGCGCTGCTGGCCAAGGCGCACCGGGCGCTGCCGGCGGGCGGGCGGGTCCTGGTGTTCAGCGCCGTCTCCGACGAGAGCGGCGACGGCCCGCTGTACGCGGCGCTGGACAACGTCTACTTCACCACGCTGCCCGCCGCGAAGAGCACGATCTACCACTGGGGCCAGTACGAGGAGTGGCTGACCAAGGTCGGCTTCACCGACGTGGCCCGGCACGCCGGGAACACCTGGACCCCGCACGGCGTGGTGAGCGCGCGCAAGCCGTGA
- the shbA gene encoding RNA polymerase sigma factor ShbA — translation MRDVDRRDTSIDALVDGAAHGDQAAIHALMTRIRPHVVRYCRLRGLDRTPIGTDDVTQEVCLAVPKALPTFREQGRTFLAFVYGITSHKVTDARRAMARNGAEPVPELPDHPSTERGPEEQALAEDAHTRLMSLPHHLPDRQRKILVLRVGAGLSAEETAHLLDSTPNAVRVAQHRALKRLRGLFRDG, via the coding sequence GACACGTCCATCGACGCCCTGGTCGATGGCGCCGCCCACGGCGACCAGGCCGCGATCCACGCCCTGATGACCAGAATCCGGCCCCACGTCGTGCGGTACTGCCGGCTACGCGGCCTGGACAGGACACCGATCGGCACCGACGACGTGACACAGGAAGTGTGCCTGGCAGTCCCCAAGGCACTACCGACCTTCCGCGAGCAGGGCCGAACGTTCCTGGCATTCGTCTACGGCATCACCTCCCACAAGGTGACCGACGCACGCCGGGCGATGGCACGCAATGGGGCCGAACCGGTGCCGGAACTCCCCGACCACCCGAGCACCGAACGCGGACCGGAAGAACAGGCACTGGCAGAGGATGCACACACCCGCCTCATGTCCCTCCCGCACCACCTGCCCGACCGGCAGCGGAAAATCCTGGTGCTACGCGTCGGCGCGGGCCTGTCTGCGGAGGAAACCGCGCACCTGCTCGACTCGACCCCCAATGCGGTACGCGTTGCTCAACACCGGGCGTTGAAGCGACTACGCGGGTTGTTCAGGGACGGCTAG
- a CDS encoding class-II fumarase/aspartase family protein: protein MSRVTDSALLSPVWAGSGDGLSDEAWLAAMLEVEVALARAQAALGVVPERAAEVIADVAGSARLDVADIAVRSREAANPVVVLVQRLTAAVAEVDPAAAEHVHRGGTSQDVLDSAAVLLASRTLRGIDGDLVRSADALARLADRHRHTVLAGRTMAQHAVPITFGLKAAGWLAGVLDASDRVRRTTADLPVQLGGAAGTLASYEAYAGRPGHGVRLAREFATRLGLREPDLPWHARRTPLLDLGWALTAVTGALGKIALDVQGMSRTEVGELAEPSAEGRGASSAMPQKRNPVLATLLVSAARTVPAQALVLGQALLAEDERAPGAWHSEWQPLREALRTAAGAAATAVTLLEGLEVFPGRMRANLDLSGGAIVAERLNVVLAPQLGKAGAKALLGRLAREAAAGERPFADLLREVPELDADRVHDLLNPERYLGAAADLIDRVLARHRDHG, encoded by the coding sequence GTGTCGCGGGTGACCGATTCCGCGTTGTTATCCCCGGTGTGGGCGGGAAGTGGCGACGGCCTTTCCGATGAAGCTTGGCTCGCCGCGATGCTCGAAGTGGAGGTGGCGCTGGCCCGCGCGCAGGCCGCACTGGGCGTGGTGCCCGAACGGGCAGCCGAAGTGATCGCGGACGTGGCCGGGTCGGCCCGACTGGACGTGGCGGACATCGCGGTGCGCTCCCGCGAGGCGGCCAACCCGGTGGTGGTGCTGGTGCAGCGGCTGACCGCCGCTGTCGCCGAGGTCGACCCGGCCGCCGCTGAGCACGTTCACCGGGGCGGCACCAGCCAGGACGTGCTGGACTCGGCGGCGGTGCTGCTGGCCTCGCGAACGTTGCGGGGGATCGACGGCGACCTGGTGAGGTCGGCTGACGCCTTGGCCCGGCTCGCCGACCGGCACCGGCACACCGTGCTGGCCGGCCGCACGATGGCCCAGCACGCGGTGCCGATCACGTTCGGGCTCAAGGCCGCCGGGTGGCTCGCGGGCGTGCTGGACGCCTCCGACCGGGTTCGGCGCACCACCGCCGACCTGCCTGTGCAGTTGGGCGGTGCGGCGGGCACGTTGGCCTCCTACGAGGCGTACGCCGGCCGGCCCGGCCACGGCGTGCGGCTGGCCCGCGAGTTCGCCACCCGCCTCGGCCTGCGGGAACCGGACCTGCCGTGGCACGCACGGCGCACCCCGCTGCTGGACCTGGGCTGGGCACTGACCGCCGTCACCGGGGCGCTGGGCAAGATCGCGCTGGACGTGCAGGGCATGTCCCGCACCGAGGTCGGCGAGTTGGCCGAGCCCTCGGCGGAGGGCCGGGGCGCGTCCTCGGCGATGCCGCAGAAGCGCAACCCCGTGCTGGCCACGCTGCTGGTGTCGGCCGCCCGCACGGTGCCCGCGCAGGCGCTGGTGCTGGGCCAAGCGCTGCTCGCGGAGGACGAACGCGCGCCCGGCGCGTGGCACTCGGAGTGGCAACCGCTGCGCGAGGCGCTGCGCACGGCGGCCGGTGCGGCGGCCACCGCGGTGACCTTGCTGGAGGGGCTGGAGGTGTTCCCCGGCCGGATGCGCGCCAACCTGGACCTGTCGGGCGGCGCGATCGTTGCCGAGCGGCTGAACGTGGTGCTCGCGCCGCAACTGGGCAAAGCCGGAGCGAAAGCGCTGTTGGGCCGGTTGGCCAGGGAGGCGGCGGCGGGCGAGCGGCCGTTCGCGGACCTGCTTCGGGAGGTGCCGGAACTCGACGCGGACCGAGTACACGATCTGCTGAACCCTGAGCGCTACCTCGGAGCGGCCGCCGACCTGATCGACCGGGTCCTGGCCCGGCACCGCGACCACGGCTGA